The window ATAGATATTTTGATGTAGAGTGAGCTAATACCCTCCAAAGGCACAGCAATTTGCTTGGGGGTTGGGGGATCTCATCTCTTTATAAATTTAAATGACATCTCTCTGAACCCATTGAGTGCTTCacacaaatcaaattttcttttgatcacaGTAGGACATTGAAGAGATTAATCATGTTATTTATTGTGCAACTTGAATTATGAACCTTACCTTGTACATTTGACATTGTACTCTAGGGTGGGATGTACACTCTTCCAAGTCACTTATCGGCAGGTTCAAAGGACTTGATCCCAAGGATGCTTATAGTTAATCCAATGAAACGAATCACCATTCCAGAGATCCGTCAGCATCCTTGGTTTCAAGCTCATCTTCCACGTTATTTGGCCGTGCCTCCACCTGATACGATGCAGCAAGCGAAAAAGGTATGGTTGGTATAATGATGATTGGAGTTATGGTTCTGGAAAGGaaaattgtacttttttttcAGCTTTGATTGTCTTGGATAGCATTTAGACTCTCCTATGTGAACTGTAGATATGTCAATGTGCCATTGCTTGAGGATTGTCGTGTGGATTTTTCTGATAACTTGCATTAGGTGAAAATTGCCTCCATTATTAATGAGGCAATGTCTTACAGAGCATATAACTTTCAGGAAATTTCTCGTCCAGATCACTTGAAAGATACTTTCACATGAGATGATGTTTTGTAAATGAAGCAATTGAAGTTACATGTTTATTGTTCAGTATCCTTAATTCTGACTTTCTCAATGGGTTATCTTcaaccgaaaaaaaagaaaagggttatCGATATTCCTTGGTTTGATCTGTGTGGTTTGTTCCCCCTTCCTCCTCACAGgaggataataaataaagaaaggagATATTAAACAGatatataaatagaaataagaaaatttatgaGGAACTTCTCTGCTTAAGAAACAATGTCTTATAAGAGAGCAAGATGATGTTAGTTAACATTATTTTGAAGATCGGAGCCTAATCATTTCATGTTTACATGGCCGCTCATTCATGGGTTTCTGCAATTTTCCTTCCTATATGATACGAGTTTGACCACTTGTtaagtgctctttctatttGTGTCTGTTGCTAAGTGATGCCTGACTCTGGATGAATCTGATGTTTCCTTATTTATTGGGTTCTTTTTTCTGTCTTTGTAGTAGATTTGAAGGAAATGATTCGGTTCTTGGGTAGACATGCTGGGAAAAGCCAAAATtaagagaaaggaaaagcagTGCTTACTTTAGTAGAGCGaataaaatgccaaaattttgGAGAGTTGTTCCTGGAGGGCCATTAGATTTATTCAAATTTCCATGTGTATGTCTCCATAGGATAATCACTTAATAGGAAATACTTGTTCTCTGTGTTGTTGCCGATGTCAGAGGGGCTGCTGATGGAATTCCTATTTCAGTTATGGGTCTTTTATTTGCTTCTCTGTTAAATGAAGCTCATGGCTGCATATGTTTAATATGGATTAGATGATATTTAATTCTGTTTCATGTGAGCTGCGAGTTTGCAGATGCTTGTTTTGGTTTTGCATATTAAAACCTCAGCATTTCAGTTTTGTTCCACTTGTCATGTCTTAATAATGCTTTCCGCCTTACTCTTAGAGTTGATCTTGTAGATTGACGAGGAAATACTCCAGGAAGTGGTCAACATGGGTTTTGAGCGCAATCAACTTGTCGAATCACTTCGCAACCGGATTCAAAATGAGGTTagatcttcttttcttctacCTCCTGTATTCGACTTTGTgctttgtttgggaaaaatgttgATTGCTGGATTTTTCAGGCTACTGTTGCATACTACTTGTTATTGGATAACCGTTTCCGACCTTCCAATGGCTACCTCGGAGATGAGTTTCAAGAAACGATGGTGCGTCAATATTATTTGCCtttagaattgtttgttgtctCTAGCTCTTTATGTGGTTGTTGGTTTTTCTCTTTGGTAGTGAGAAATACCTATTAGTGATTTATGGTTTAtgagaagaaaatgttttggagACATTAATGagatgaaaatcattttatcAATCTATTCTAGTGTGTTCTATTCGCAACATCTAAATGGACCGAGTTCTGGTTTTTTTGCTGCATATATACTTGCCCTTTCAGTCCATAGCACAAAATTATATTCTGGACTTCGATCAGTGAGACTGACTTTTGTGCTATAAATGAGGCCTCTAAACTAGCTTTTAAACTGTGTCACTCAGGGAGCTCGACTTTAGATAGTGAGGCTGACTTTTGTGCTGCGTATAtgcttgcttttctttttgagtaGAGAGTTCGGTATTCAGGAACTGCCATCTGGAACAAGTGTTTGAGGTCCTCTAAAATGTTAGATCTCAAAATTCCTCTGTAGGAGTGCACCTTCAATCGTGGAAATCCAGGGGAGCTTACCATTCCAACTGTTGGGCCTCGCTACCCACTACCTGGATATATGGATTACCAGGGAGTGAATTCAAAACCAGGTTATTATGGTGCTGAGAAGAAATGGGCTCTTGGTCTCCAGGTGAAGACACTCTCCAATATCTTTTTTAATGTTAAATTCAATTACATTGCACCATAAATTTGCTTAAATACACCTCTGCGGTGATATTGTTTGAGTAATTGAATCTGCCAACaggcttctcctccttctttttcttcttttttctctcatgCGAAAATCTATGGTTTACATGAGGAGGTGTAGGACCCTTGAAATATCTAGACAAGCCGATAGTTGCCATAAGGACTTTTTAGATTTATACATAGTAGGCACGTGTATGATATTGTTGTTATGGTTCAGTGTGCATAGCTTTTGTTGATGTGCTATGGTCAAATACTGTGGAATGGACATCTACTCATTATTAAATTCAAGTCATATTAGATATTTTGACTCATCattcaatttatcattttttggatGACATGGTATGCACTGTACATGTCTAAATTAATTGCACCttcccctcctctctcccttccaACCCATGATTTCTAATAATTACAGCAAAAAGAAGTGCAACTACAAATTGGCATGTGAACATCACATAGTCAGAACCCCTCTCTAGGACTAGAATTCCTTGACTAAAATCCCCATTGTGATGGATAATCCAAGACCTAATGTAGGACAATTAGTTGCATTGCAGGGAGGCTGACTTGATAGACAACTTGAAGGGCATGAGGAATGATAATGCGAAGCTAGTTTATTTGTTAGGCATTGTAGCTAAAAACTTCCTAAGCATCACACCTCGTGGTTTCTTAAGCATCATCACTGATACTTAAAAGAAGAATTGCATCACAGTTCCGTAGCAAAAGTTGGTGAAATTCAATAATGTTTGTTAGTTttattggaaagaaaagattAGAATCTGATACATAGAGTAATCTAAAAAAAGCCTACTCCAAGctgaaagaggaaaattctaaatgcaaCACATGATTCACATGGGAAACCTCCAATATCATTCTTAATAGGGAAAGGAAAGTTATCTCCTAattcaacaaagaaaagaactctACTCATCATCTAATCGCCAATTTTTAACTCAAACATTCCATTCCATTCTTTCATAAGCTTCAACTTATTGGCCTTAACATGATCTCCTCGTGGGAGTTGTGGTACCATCTTCCATTTAGTAGTATGGTTATGTGTCTGTTCACTCTGGCAAAATTGTCTGTTTACTCTTAGATGAAAGAGAACTTCTAAATGAGACACATAATTCACATGGGAATATCATACTTCATAGGGAAGGAAACTTATCTCCTAATTTAACTAAGAAAAGAACTCTACTCATCATCTGATCACCAATTTGTAACTCAACACTCCATTCCATGCTATCTTAAGCTTCAACTTATCAGCCTTATTGTGATCTTCTTGTGGGATGGTTACTATCTTCCATTCAGTAGTGGGGTTTATTTCCTGACAAGATGTGTTTGTTCACTCTGGCAAAATTGCTTGTGATAGCCATTGCTTGGAATCTGGTTTGGGACATTTGTTTTTACCCTATTATAAGCTTTCAACTTATCGGATGTAGGAGATGGGGATGACTCCACCTGGGTTTAGAAGtataagggaaaattccaaataaggacccgaagtgaatctattttctcaaataaggactcaaagTGAAATTTGTGTTATATAAGGACTTGAAGTGGacccattgtctcaaataaggacccgaagtgatcaagttaatctctattgaggacCTTAGTTCACTAGCAGACATTTTTCGGCAattaaaataggggcaattttgtcagaaatttgtgattggaaagaaagggaaaattataaattaattaagtttaggttattcatttaaatgtttacgttttcttctttcttctcccttgttgctcctcaaccaaattgTTGCTCGGTCATCATTGCGACTCGATTCTCGTTGCTCCTCACCTTGCTCGACCggtggagaatttgggtctccgcaaataaagaaagaagcatctggttttcttttatttttgaattcgtGCCTCAACCAGTgaagaatttgggtcttcgacTTTGCGGAGGATGGATACTAAGGAATGGGAGAACTTtggtctttgactttgcagagAATGGGTACAAGGAAGGGCAAGATTGTAGAAAACGTAGGGtttgtttctattttaggatttgttaattttccctatatttttttttttggacaaaattgcccaaactccgATTGTcaaaaatgtcacatgcttaATAGCCGGCGAATATTTGGCTGACCAACAAGCtcaggttcttatttggaattgattgaaccacttcaggtccttatttgagacaatgagtccactttaggtctttatctgacacaaactttaccaaaaaaaaaaaagtttatttcgggtccttatttgagaaatttggtcaactttgggtccttatttggaattttcccaaagtATAATGGtgaaggtattttttttttttttttttaaggcatTGAGTTAGAATGAAGAGAGAACTTGAAAAGAGAGACGGGATGATTCCACCTTGGTGTAGGAGTATAGAGAATAGACCTTGCAACAAATGTAGCTGACAGAATGTTGAGTTGAGAGAAGTATTAGTGTGACTGTATTTGTGGAGCTAATTTGCTTTGTCACCATACCTTTGTCGTATTTGGGTGCTTGTTGGTGCTTTCTGTTTGATGGAAAGAGCTCATCTAACGATAATGTCAGTTTGCTCTGAGATGAATGGCCCCTTGCTTATCTTAATTGAGTTCTTATTGATGCTTATCtgcatgataaaaatttcataacttCATTTGATGCAGTCTCGAGCCCATCCACGGGAAATAATGACTGAAGTTCTTAAGGCGCTGCGAGAACTAAATGTGTGCTGGAAGAAGATTGGGCACTATAACATGAAGTGCATGTGGAATCCTTGTGTTCCCAGTCATGAGAGCATGGTTAGCAATCCTGTCCAGAGTAATTATTTTGGTGATGAATCTACAATAATCGAGAATGATGGCGCAACCAAGTCCAGAAATGTGGTCAAGTTTGAGGTGCAGGTAAAGTCCAGTACACAATGAGAATCTCTTTATCCTTTCCAGAGTAATTTGAGTGGTTTAAGTGCTGTTCCTATCCCACCGTATGATTGAGCttctaaaatactaaaacatgATGTGGTAGATGTGTAGTTGTCGTTGATTTTTACTGGTTATATTGATATGCGAAGACCAGtttaactaaattaatatcCTAGTAATATGGCAGATTGTTGTTGTCTTTAAATAAGTAGGTCGTGGCTTACTAGATCATGCCTAACATTAAtcttttggtttgattttttttaccttttttatttttttgtggttgTTTCCTTTGAACTTCTTATACATATGGCTAATACCCGCATATGCCCATGGACAGCTTTACAAAACGACGGAGGAGAAATATTTACTCGATTTGCAGAGGGTGCAGGGACCCCAGTTTCTGTTTTTGGACCTCTGTGCTGCTTTTCTTGCCCAACTCCGGGTCCTTTAGGAAGAGAAGGGTGAAGATATCCACGAAAAGTCCTGCCAATAAAACTTGTGAATAACCATTGGAGGTGTGTACATATAACTTTGTCCCTAAGCTTCTCTGTTCTTTGTATTGGGTAGACCTTTTCAAATTGGAGTTCAACTTGGGGAATGTCTAGTTGGCCGGTCTCTGCGCAATTGAGGTGGATATTTACTAATTATGGTGGAAGAATTGACCATCCCTAAGACTGGTACCTCGTCATGCAAGAGGCATTTAGATTATTCCCAAGGGTTATGTTATATGTAgtttcttcttcccccttttgCCAAGATGAAAAGTATGTAGTTCGATGTTCTTCTGtcaaatcagaaaaaaattgttgtcaTCGGagtgcattttttcttttggttagtCTACTTTTTACTAGTATCTTAGATGGTGTCCCAGAGTCTATCTAATCCGATGATGCTTCCTTTTATTAACCTcagatatcacttttttttttttttttttcgcaaacAAAGACAGCTTCATACCGAGCATTATATCTGGAACagtaaaagaaaaggttggaatCATGAGTTATTCGTTTTCATGTTTTTGCAGGATTTTAGGCGTTCAACATTCATCAGGAAATTGATATCAAGCTTTTTGTTctatatcaaaaataaaatgttaaagAAAAACTCGTGGAAAATACAGTTTTGTACCAACTGACGAGATCGTTTCAGATGTTGTGTACTTAATCGAAAGTGATCTTTATTTACACTTAAAAGGAGGCTCTTGCCTTCGGGTTGCATACACGGGAGAGGCGTTCTATTCTCTTGTCAGTTCACTTGGCAAGTGTAGGAAGTTCAGTGCAAGTCGTGTGAAAATATTTGCTAAAATCTCAgaaggattttattttttaggaagtCAAGTCCTGTCGTTTTGATATGCTATGTTGCTGGCTTTATAATATCTTTTCTTGTCTGTGTTGTTTTTAAAAGCAAGCGAAAATCATCtctcgccaaaaaaaaaaaaaaaaaaagaccatatCACGCTTAATTTCAAATCAACAAGTTGACGAATTGATTGGTGGTCAAAACTAAAataacatttatttatttttctgtccATAGCATAGGCTCACTCTTGAATTAGGGCCTGATAGTTTAAGCTAAAGGCCCcctaatttaaaattcaaaaaaattgtggAGAATTAATTGAAGCGTCATATTAATATATGTATATGATAAAAGTTTCGAGTTATTCggattaataaaatttaaagcgTACGAGCCATACAATTTTGATTAAACAAATGATGTGTATTAATCAACTCAGCGGGTCTTATTCAAATGCCTCCTGTATAAGCGAGCTGGATGGTATCACATCTTTGTATGACATAAGAGGGATGAGCattaggggtgtcaacggttcggttcggttcggtttttctaAAAaacccgaaccgaaccgaaccgttgtGGGTCTTAACCGAACCGAATacttttcggttcggttcggttcggtttttcggttttcggttttcggttttttttttttttcgaaattgagGGAGAACAGGCTAGAGAGGAGACAGAGAGGGAAGAGACGTGAACGTGAAGGACAGCGCAGAAGGAAAAAGTGGGcaccgttcatcttcttcccgcACTCGCGCGCCCGTGTCCGCCGTTCGCGAGCCCAAAGACAAGCGGCCTAGCGGCCGGTCACCGCCGCTCCGCCGGTCTCGCCGCGACGTGCAGCCCTGTCGCCCGATCGCCTCCGCCACGCCCGCTCGCCGTGCCGAACGCTCGCCGCCTCCGAGCGTCTCCACTGCAACCTCGACGCCCAGGATCTCGGGCCGGTCACCCCTCACCCGCGAGCTCGCACCGCTCCGCTGGGGCCGACCCGCGAGCCCGACGCTCTGCGGCCGCGCCACCGCTCACTGCCCCCCGCAGCTCCTCCGAGCGATGGCACCACAGCCAGCTTCCCTCCGCCGCACCCGAGTGATCTGCACCTTCCTCGCCGAGCCCCTACCGCGCAGGAGGACTCGAGCCGAGGAGACGGGGAGTCGGGAGAGATAAAAACGGTTTGTGGATTTTATCGGTTTATGGTTCGgatcggttcggttaaccgataaaagcCGAACCAATAAAAGAATATTGGTTTTTActgggaaccgaaccgaaaaccgaaccgaatcgaaaaaccgaatttttctgttcgggttcggtttggttcggttcggttcggttcggtttccggttcggttcctgaCACCCCTAATGAGCATGCTAAAAATTGTAAAACTGATTGGGATAGTGCGATTCTAgattttaaacctttcaaataATGCAATTAAGTTATAAAGCCTGTCCAACAACTCAATTAAATACCTTCATtagtttcatttaatttaaataaagaaaatactgATGTGATGTTTTACTATTTTTCAAAGGTGCATAATGCAATTACGATGTTctctaaataaattaaaaagaaaaacaaagaaaaaggtggAAATTAAAGGGAGACTGGTTGCAACGCCACCTTTGAGGCTCCACTGAGGGTCGACCGCTCTCGTTGACAAAGTCGGGGCGGCTTTAACCCCTAAGGCCAGTGGGCAATTTCCTCACCTTCTTTCGCACGCAATCCTCTTtccatatttctatttttaatttctggCTTTGTTGCTATTGTATTTTGGCCTTCCTGCGGCACCACATCAATGCTATGTGTtctccaaaaatataaaagatgaTTCACATaagtatttttctttgtttaaattGAATGGAGTTAATTAATATTATTGATCGCACTGGTTGAATGAGTTTTACAACTTGATATGCAACATTTGATGGCTTCAAAAATTTGATTGTTGTAGGATATGTTATGCATGTGTCCCACGTAAGAGAATAAGTTTTAGGTCTATCTTTGTTGTACTGCACGAAGGGCTATCATCTCACCAGGAAGCAAAACAATGGTGAAATGTGGATGCCACATAGTTGTGCAGCATCGTCAATGTCCCATTTTAACAAGCCTCTTCCTAGTTGCATAACGAGGAGGTATTCAGTGAAGTAAGTTACATGTACTGAAattagacccgttaaacgggtgggttgggtcgggtcataaatggtccgaccaaaatcgacccatttaacccgtttatgacccatttatcacaatgcaaaaattttgacccataTCTCGACCCGACCCATACACGACCCATTTAACAAAACctaaaaagtttatatatatatttttaaaatgatattgctaaaatggttttatacaacataaatttaatagataatttttataatttttaaaataattattttaaaaaaatcgaattttaattattttttgtttttttaaaaaataattttttattttaaaaaaataattttttaattatttttatttttatttttaagaatataatataatatttctttttctttttctttttcttcttcttcttcggtcggCCCCGCCACACGACGATCAGCTCTAGCGCTGCCGCcacaggcgagcctcgagctcgcccggccagcTGACgcctgggcgagctcgaggctcgccagatccggcgagctcgagtctcgcccagatccgcgagctcgagtctcgccaaatccggcgagctcgagtctcgccgaATCGAGCTCGCCCCGACGccgcgagctcgagtctcgccgaCGGCGAGGctctagatccggcgagctcgagtctcgccggatcggcgaggctctagatccggcgagctcgaggctcgccatgccgtcggcgagctcgagctcgcccgccggatccggcgaggctcgagcctcgccggacgtccggcgaggcctccgccgccggatccggtgagctcgaggctcgccggcgtcgggcgagctcgagctcgccctcgcccgacgccggcgagtttgagtctcgccggatcggcgaggctcgagcctccgcctcgcgagatccggcgagcttgagccgcccgacgccgctcgccgccggcgagctcgaggctcgcccggccggtcgccgccatcgccgtgccggcgaccggaggaagaagaaagaaaaaaataagaagaaagaaaaaaaaggaaagaaaaataaaaataaaataaaataaaaataattataattataatttcggtttttttaaaaaaattgtaaagtcaaagagaggagagagatggtggggtttgagtgaaaataaataggtttatttttaatggattgataaatgggtcaactctttaacccatttaaaacccatatatcttagtctTAACCCATTAAAACTCATTATGGGTGCTTTATGAAAGAAAacttgacccattaatgacccatttaaccataaatgggtctataaatgggttgtgcaacccatttaacacctctaacTGAAATGAATCTTGACCGATGGGTTTAACGAACCCCACCAAATTTCACTTTCCACATATTTATCTTTCGAGGTTGAGAAACTTAACAAAGGGTTGTAATTTCTCAGTAGCTAGCGACTAAATATTCGGAGCTTACAAACATTTCGGTGGTTCGAGGCTCAACAAGCCCGTTACAATCAAAAGGAAGATCACGGGTAACGAGCTAACCAGTGATAGAGGGGCGGCTCCGGATGGAGATGCAGCTGGTGCTGGTGAGGCAACCGCGACGTCGACGGAGACTTTCATGCCGCCCCAGCAATAGCCTCTGCTACGTATGAAGTAGTAAGTCTTGGCTTCCTTGAGTTCGAACACATCTCGTCCCCCGCGCGTGACGTTGGAGATGGAGCCTTGGCCATTACAGCTCTCATAGCTCGTCTCATTCACTTCTAGTACATCGTACATTTGCTTATTGAAGACAAAGTCTGCCATCGAGTCCAAGCAAATTAAGCTTTTAAGTCGGTGTTCCaacctagaaaaaaaaagaaaaagtagaagaaCTCTGCATCCACAACTCACTCGAACTAACCACTGACGACAAAACTCATTTAGTATAAAAAGAAAGTATTCAAAATTACGAATagaaaaaagtgaaagaaaaccGTACAGAGCCAATCTCCGACGGAGAAGCGCTCGCGGCTGGACCATTCGGTGTAGTTAATGTGCTCGATCCAACCGGACCTGCCTCCGACCTTGTGTAACGCTCCCTCGGCAGGATCTACCATGGTCGCCAGCGTCAGCATCACAATCAACGTCACTGCCGAACCCAGTCTCATCCAGAAGCTCTCCATGCTCAACCTCCCACGATCAACCCAGTTTCAAACGAGGAAGAGGGAATCGACTTTTTGTTTTGATGTGCGTAGTGGTGTGCGTTAAATGAAGTGATGACTGGCGACCTAGTGGTCGCACTAAGTTTACCAACTCTCGGGCACATGTTAATTAATGTGACAGCTTGAAGAGTAGAAACGTAAACGTAACCGGTcaggattttatgctgatgtgCGTCCCCATTTCAGCAAAATCCTTGTGAAGTAAGAGGACTTTGCATGGAAAAAGACATAAATCTCATACAACGATTAAGCGACTGATGTAACATAGTCGACCCCACACATTATTACCAAATAAGATATTTAATCTCAAAAGGTCCTTTCGAGCTTTCAAACCCTCGCTTCTTTAGATTTGTATTTACACGTGTCCTTGTCACATGAAATGGCGAGGGCACAAAGATAAAGAGGATGGCTTTGCCCCcgttaaattttcattttgcgTGTTTTATCCTGTCCATTTTTTCAAACTGAGTTTATATTGACTCATTCAGGAATCGTATCATGTAAATTTGAGTGAGGTCAAATTTAATGTCTTAATTattatatacacacacactAAGTGACCCTTGGTCTCACTAAACTTTTCAGACAACCAATTCTACCCAACCAAAAGAGACAATAAAAATGTCTTCTCTTAGAAATTAAGTTTAATTTTTGAGAAAGTAGAAGTTTTGCAAAATCAACCGTGGCAATTCTAGTGGCCTATTAACTTACTATTAACTTACTGAGAACGTGCCCTTAAAAAACACTCTTTATGGCTATGAAGGCACAAAATTTGATCGATATAAAAGAATGCATATGAAACCCTAAGAGGGGGTCTTGTGAGAGTTCTTTCTCCCTTATCAAGTTTAGGGCAAATTCAGTCCCGAAAGCAACCTTTATGTCATGCCTGtgcattttatatatttcaaaacTTGTTCAAAAAgctccaaaaaaacaaaaaaacaaaaaacaaaaacaaagctgAACGTTTTGCTTTAGAGATATTGCGACATAAGCGGGTGTTTATGCTGtcttaggctgcgcatgacaaaatttctgaaatagaaattgatttctgaccagaaatcaatttctcaatttctattctctagacaaatttctaagtaaagaaacccgtttgataacgactcaaaatttctatttctgaaatagaaatccgtttgataatagaataaaatttctatttctaggaatagaaattgattagataacaatataggaaatcctcaaatacaaaattatagtcgaaataatactaaaacaacataggaaatcatcaaatataaaataatagttgaaataataccaaaagttgaaaatacaatttcatgaaatttccgGTATATTATTAtccattgccattttattggcaatggttttcctaagcgtatttatttggtttctctTCTCAGTAAATGTattgtttgcaagctcatcctgcataggttcagacaagtactgcagaagcatgaatatgggtgctaTCAATGGTGCCTATACAGCCctatcattttatcaaagactagtattatacaagattatcaacaaaataaaattgatggtgtaaaggaatatatgagaattctaccttgaagtaaCATTTATAGTTAGGAACCAATCGGGagaaggtcggtttattttgattctcgaattgaatcagtccaattgctcatccctaataTCTTTATTATTGCTCAAtcaacctttaatggcccttgcatagcaaagagagagattctcttgaatctcttactttcgaattaaaattcaagattgtgtaacaattaaaattcaagattgtgtaacaatctaattattttgattttgcaagaattttgaatccgtaaagaaacaaggttaaatttctaggcatgctttttatttatctattacgtaagaactttttcttcaactggccatgcGCGTGCcctttctaggaggaaagagccccgttgtttttaagtaagcatttaagaactttagtcgtttttgaaaattggagacccattcgattgcc of the Eucalyptus grandis isolate ANBG69807.140 chromosome 10, ASM1654582v1, whole genome shotgun sequence genome contains:
- the LOC108955577 gene encoding lamin-like protein, whose translation is MESFWMRLGSAVTLIVMLTLATMVDPAEGALHKVGGRSGWIEHINYTEWSSRERFSVGDWLYFVFNKQMYDVLEVNETSYESCNGQGSISNVTRGGRDVFELKEAKTYYFIRSRGYCWGGMKVSVDVAVASPAPAASPSGAAPLSLVSSLPVIFLLIVTGLLSLEPPKCL
- the LOC104422011 gene encoding SNF1-related protein kinase catalytic subunit alpha KIN10 isoform X1, with the translated sequence MGESRRGEMDGTTRGGSNADMYLPNYKLGKTLGIGSFGKVKIAEHVLTGHKVAIKILNRRKIKNMEMEEKVRREIKILRLFMHPHIIRLYEVIETPTDIYVVMEYVKSGELFDYIVEKGRLQENEARNFFQQIISGVEYCHRNMVVHRDLKPENLLLDSKWNVKIADFGLSNIMRDGHFLKTSCGSPNYAAPEVISGKLYAGPEVDVWSCGVILYALLCGTLPFDDENIPNLFKKIKGGMYTLPSHLSAGSKDLIPRMLIVNPMKRITIPEIRQHPWFQAHLPRYLAVPPPDTMQQAKKIDEEILQEVVNMGFERNQLVESLRNRIQNEATVAYYLLLDNRFRPSNGYLGDEFQETMECTFNRGNPGELTIPTVGPRYPLPGYMDYQGVNSKPGYYGAEKKWALGLQSRAHPREIMTEVLKALRELNVCWKKIGHYNMKCMWNPCVPSHESMVSNPVQSNYFGDESTIIENDGATKSRNVVKFEVQLYKTTEEKYLLDLQRVQGPQFLFLDLCAAFLAQLRVL
- the LOC104422011 gene encoding SNF1-related protein kinase catalytic subunit alpha KIN10 isoform X2 codes for the protein MDGTTRGGSNADMYLPNYKLGKTLGIGSFGKVKIAEHVLTGHKVAIKILNRRKIKNMEMEEKVRREIKILRLFMHPHIIRLYEVIETPTDIYVVMEYVKSGELFDYIVEKGRLQENEARNFFQQIISGVEYCHRNMVVHRDLKPENLLLDSKWNVKIADFGLSNIMRDGHFLKTSCGSPNYAAPEVISGKLYAGPEVDVWSCGVILYALLCGTLPFDDENIPNLFKKIKGGMYTLPSHLSAGSKDLIPRMLIVNPMKRITIPEIRQHPWFQAHLPRYLAVPPPDTMQQAKKIDEEILQEVVNMGFERNQLVESLRNRIQNEATVAYYLLLDNRFRPSNGYLGDEFQETMECTFNRGNPGELTIPTVGPRYPLPGYMDYQGVNSKPGYYGAEKKWALGLQSRAHPREIMTEVLKALRELNVCWKKIGHYNMKCMWNPCVPSHESMVSNPVQSNYFGDESTIIENDGATKSRNVVKFEVQLYKTTEEKYLLDLQRVQGPQFLFLDLCAAFLAQLRVL